In Aedes albopictus strain Foshan chromosome 3, AalbF5, whole genome shotgun sequence, the following are encoded in one genomic region:
- the LOC115269160 gene encoding uncharacterized protein LOC115269160 — MPLTRRMAAKTKEEMAEKQTDPPFFDAENEPTENVQEKENDETDSGSQLPTQTVSGGTSRNEMQIVNLHPYDVGRLIPEYAEGDGVGKWLRRIDHFRAIYGWSEQMCLLYASTRLAGAAANWYRRHEEWIFNWRQFKDRIIVAFPETYDEADIHRELEAVRIEKGESYEAYVYRVDAIAQKGDFSVSATIKYIIKGLRYDKVYCSLLTNQYTSTLELLRHIKWIASNMEMLPSNAFRQPKVNAAVTSAGPRAAPSPATGVVCYNCREPGHRSLDCPKPQRKERCNKCLRVGHAADVCMDRSTASQQPTQQPVVINKFDGGKRSATNAVFKAVGPDDHITVNQASQQEIEIEAAGERFRAMALFDTGSGRPQQ; from the exons ATGCCATTGACGAGACGAATGGCAGCGAAGACGAAGGAGGAAATGGCCGAAAAGCAAACCGATCCGCCATTTTTCGACGCCGAGAACGAGCCGACGGAAAACGTGCAGGAAAAAGAGAACGACGAAACGGATAGCGGTAGCCAGCTCCCGACGCAGACGGTGAGCGGTGGGACTTCTCGAAACGAAATGCAAATTGTGAACTTGCATCCGTATGACGTGGGACGACTTATTCCGGAATATGCAGAAGGAGACGGCGTTGGTAAGTGGCTGCGGCGGATCGACCACTTCCGGGCGATATATGGTTGGTCGGAACAAATGTGTCTGTTGTACGCATCAACACGACTGGCCGGTGCGGCAGCAAATTGGTACAGACGACATGAGGAGTGGATTTTCAATTGGCGGCAGTTCAAGGATCGCATTATTGTTGCTTTTCCGGAAACGTATGACGAGGCTGATATTCATCGTGAGCTGGAAGCAGTAAGAATTGAGAAAGGAGAGTCCTATGAAGCGTATGTGTACCGTGTGGATGCAATCGCACAGAAGGGCGATTTCAGTGTGTCGGCCACCATCAAATACATAATCAAAGGATTGCGCTACGATAAAGTGTACTGCAGCTTGCTGACGAATCAGTATACCTCTACGCTAGAGCTACTGCGGCACATAAAGTGGATTGCCTCGAACATGGAGATGCTTCCATCTAACGCCTTCCGACAACCGAAAGTAAATGCGGCGGTAACTTCGGCGGGCCCTCGGGCGGCTCCATCGCCGGCTACAGGTGTGGTTTGTTACAACTGTCGTGAGCCTGGGCATCGCTCGTTGGACTGTCCAAAGCCGCAGCGCAAAGAAAGATGCAACAAATGTCTTCGTGTGGGTCACGCAGCCGACGTTTGTATGGATCGTTCTACAGCTTCGCAGCAGCCAACACAGCAACCAGTTGTCATCAACAAGTTCGACGGAGGGAAGCGATCGGCTACCAATGCCGTATTCAAAGCAGTCGGACCTGACGACCACATCACGGTGAACCAGGCTTCTCAGCAGGAAATTGAAATCGAGGCAGCGGGCGAACGTTTCAGAGCGATGGCCTTGTTCGACACAG GATCAGGACGACCACAGCAGTAG